The Hyalangium gracile nucleotide sequence GCGGACAAGAAGCTGGAGCAGGCGCCATGCTGGAGCATGCGCCGCGCGACTGAGCCCGCGGGCTACCGCCCGAGCACGGGGAACCAGCGGAACCACTGCGCGTCGATGGGCCGCGTGATGGCGGGCACCCGGCTCCAGTCCTCCCTCCCGGAGCAGGGCTGCCACAGGCCGCGCGTCCCGTCCCTCGGCAGGTACTGCTCCTCGTAGAGGGAGCGGCTCAGGAAGCGCGAGTCCAGCAGGGCGCTGCACGCCGTCGTGGGGGTGCAGCGGAGGATGGCCTCCGGCACGGGCTCCGCGCCCACGTGCACGTGGAGCCGCCCGTTGTCGATCAGGTCGTCCTGGCCCATGGCCAGCCGGAAGCGGCCGTCGATGAAGGTCGCCGCGTGCTCCGGGTTGATGTGGCCGGCGAAGCTCTCGTCCCACAGGAACATCGCCCCGGACAGCGCGGCCAGGCTGAGCAGCGCCGCCAGGCAGTGGTCCTCCGAGTCCACGAGCATGCCGGACCTCAGCGCGGCGGGGATGCCGAGCCGGACCCGCCACTCCTCCTCGGAGGCCTCCTCGCGCCAGCCCGGCGCGTACGTCAGCTCCTCCGGGTTGAGGTGCGGGCTGGGCAGGAACCAGCCGCCCGGAAACCCCGCGGCACGCAAGGGGATGGCGGCGCGCCCTCCGCCGGGAACGACCCGATCGTAGAGCGCGACCGCTGCCTCATGCAGCACGAGCACGCCATGGAGATGGAAGCCCACGGTGTGAGGAGAATGCTCCGTTTCGGCGTCAGGGGTTCAGCTTGTTCTTGAGCGCCGTCACCAGCGAGCCCTGCGGATCATCCCCGCTCAGCTCCCAGATCATCGCGCCGCCCAGATTCTGGGTGTTGATGTAGTCGCCCTTCACGCCCAGCGAGACGGGATCGTCGTAGCTCACCCAGAGCCCCGTGGAGGGGTTGTACAGGTAGGGCACCAGGGCCTCCGGGTGGCGGCGCTTCACCGCCGTCGGCTCGAGCGTGTTGCGGATGTAGTAGTAGTCGAACATGCCGCTGGGGCCCGTGGTGTCCCAGTTCCCCCACGCCGGTCCCCACGTCGACTGGTACAGGCCGTCTCCCGCCGGGCCCGCCTGCGTGCCCTGCCAGCCGCGGCCGTAGAAGGGCACTCCCACGATGAGCTTGCTGGCCGGCACGCCCGCGGCCAGGTGCCCCTGCACCGACTCGTGCGTGCTGTCCTGCAGCGAGCGCGCCGGGTTCGACGCCGGGTTGTAGAGCGCCGCGTGGAAGTTCGCCGTCGAGTCCCAGGCGCCGTGCATGTCGTACGTCATGATGTTGATGTGGTCCAGGTACGCCTGCACCTGGCCCAGCTGGATGTTCGTGTACGCCCTCGGCGCCGAGCCGGTGGCGATGGTCAGCTGCAGCCCTGGCCGCACCGCATCCAGCTGGCGGCGGAACTCGGCCAGCACCGCCGTGAAGTTCGCCGTGTCCTCCGGCCGGCCCGGCACCAGGCCGCCCGAGACGGGGAACTCCCAGTCGATGTCGATGCCGTCGAAGATGCCCGCCGCCGCGCCCGCCGGCAGCCCGGGGATGTTGCCGCGGATGTACAGGTCGATGCACGAGCTGACGAACTCCTTGCGCTTCTCCGGAGTGCTCACGGCGTCCGAGAAGCCGCCGGACCAGTCCCAGCCGCCCAGCGCGATGAGCATCTTGAGGTTGGGGTACTTCGCCTTCAGCTTGCGCAGCTGGTTGAAGTTGCCCTTGAGCGGCTGCGTCAGCCCGTCCGCCTGGCCGTCCACGCTGTTGGTCGCGGTGAAGCCCATCTGGTAGTCCGCCCAGGGGTCGCCCAGCGGAGCGGGGAGGATGCCGCACCGGCCGGCCACCACGTTGCCGAACGCGTAGTTGAGGTGCGTCAGCTTCGCGGCCATGCCGTTGGTGTCCAGCGTCTTCGCGTAGAAGGCCTTGCCGTACACGCCCCAGCGCACGAAGTAGCCGACGATCTTCTTCGGGCTCGTCGTGGTGGCGGTGACCGCGGCGCTGGCGGCGGAGCGGTTGCCCGCGGCATCCCGCGCCTTCACCGTGAAGCTATACGTCACCCCCGAGCTCAGCCCCGTCACGCTGGCGCTCGTCCCCGTCGGCGAGGCCACCGGCGCGGCGTTGCCGTTGAGGAACACCTCGTAGCCGGTGACGCCCACGTTGTCCGTGGAGGCCTGCCACGCCAGGTCGACGTTCCTGGGCCCCTTGCCCACGACGGTGAGGCCGACCACCGTGGACGGCGGCTGCGTGTCCAGGGGCGGCGGAGGAGGAGGCACGCCGCCACCGCAGGAGCGCCCGTTGATGGTGCAGCTGATGGGCTCGCTGACGGGCACCGTCCGCGTGCCGCAGAAGCCGAAGGAGGCCTGGGCGCCCGCGCGGAGCGCTCCGTTCCAGCCCTGGTCCTTCACCGTGTGGAGCGTGCCCTGCTGCGTCCAGTTGGCGTTCCACAGCGAGCTGATGGCCATCCCGGGCACCAGCTGGAACGTCACCGTCCAGCTCTTGATGTCCTGGCCCGTCAGGTTGGAGACGCGCATCTCCGCGCAGTAGCCGGTCGGCCACGTCGTGGTCGTCGTGAAGGTGAAGCCCGTGTTGGCCAGCTCCTGGCGGTGCGTGGTGGTGAGCGAGGGTTCTTCCCGCGAGAGCTCCTCCTCCGAGGACAGCTCGCCGGAGCAGGCCGGCGCCGTGCCTAGCACCAGCAGGAGACTGAAGAGCAGTGGGGGAGCGACGCGGGCAGAGCGTTGTTGCGTGGAGGTGAGACGCATGGGGGAGCCTCCTGAGAGGGCACGGCGGCACCGCCCTTCCGGCCGGGCGGTGGCGCGAAGTGCGCGCTCTGTATTGGAGGCAACGGACCCCGAAATCGGGTCACCACTCTTTGAGAAAATGAGATGCGCGCGGAGCCGATATGTGCTCGCGAGAAACGTGCGTCGTCAGCGGACGGCGTGAGCGGGTGCTTCCTCTTCCGCGGCCAGCACGCGCAGCGCGGCGCGGCCCAGGCGGAGGCGGCTGCGCACCGTCTCGAAGGGAATGCCCAGCTCGGCGGCAATCTCCGGCACGCTCATCTCCAGCACGTGGTGGAGGACCAGGGCGTGGCGCTGCTCGCTGGGGATGAGATCCAGGAGCGTCACCAGGTGCTGCCGGTGGAGGTACTCGTCCAGCGGCGCGTCGTCGGAGGGCACCGCCACCAGCTCCTCCGGCTCGTGGGCCTGTGGCCCGCGGTTGCCTCGCGTGCGCCGGAGCCACTGGAACGTCGTGCGGACCACCACGCGGTCGGCCCAGGTGCTCAGCAGCGCCTCGCCCCGGTACGTGGGCAGTCCGTGCATCAGCGCGACGAGCGCCTCCTGGGAGATGTCCTCCACGTCGCCGTCGCCGTGCACCAGGTAGCGCACCAGGCTGCGCACGCGCGGCAGCAGATCCAGCAGCAGGGCCTGGGTCGCCGCGGGACTCCGGTGAATGGGAGGGCGGGGCAACCGGGGCACGCGTCCGCTCTCCTCTGCCTCTTGCGCCATACGCATCATCCCCTCGCCGAGCGTACAACCCGTGAAACCCGGGCACCGGGATTCACAGGGAAAACTCTAGCGCCGTGGCCGCTTCGCCGCTGCCTGTCCGTGCGATCACTTCGGGGCTCGAAGTTTCCACCGCGAGCACACGCGCGCGCGCGTGTGCGCGGCCCTCGCGAGCACAGTGAGAGCGGCAAGCTTCATGAGCGACGGAGCACGCGGGTGGGCGTGGCTCGGGCGTCCTGCTCGGATGCGCGTGCGGGTGCGTCGGGGTGAACGCACGAGTCCGCACTCGCGCCCGGTCCGGTCGCAACCTGTCCGAACTGGTCTGCTTGTCATACCAGTTGGGTACCGGTTCGAGCACGGGGTGCCTCCCGGCTCAGAGGCTGCTGCCCTGGCGCAGGTGCCTGCCTCCTGGGTGCAGGCACTTCTTCGGAACGACCTGGGAGGGTGCCGAGCTCACCCGCCAGGAGCGGGGCAGAGAGGTCAGCTGAGGACCCGATAGCGGACGTAGATGAGACCGTTGTCGAAGGCGCGGTGCTCGAGCCGCTCGAGCTTCAGCGTCTGCCACACCTCCTGGAACATCGCGGTGCCCCCGCCGACGACCACGGGCACGTAGTAGATGCTCACTTCGTCGATGAGGCCCTGCTTCAAGAAGGACGAGGCGAGCGTGGGCCCGGAGATGTTGATGTCCTTCTCTGTCGAGGCCTTGAGGCGCCGGAGGTCGTCCGCGGTCAGCTCGCGGACCAGCCGCGTGCGCTTGCTCGTCACCTTCTCGAGGCTCTTCGAGACGACGAGCTTGTCGGTCTGCTGCCAGAGGAGGGCGAAGTCGCGGTAGTGAGGCTCGATGTTCTCGTGCTGGTCGGCGGTCTCCCAGAAGACCATGGTCTCGTACATGCGCCGCCCGTAGATGGTCAGGCCTGCGCGCCGCTGCTCCTCCTCGGCGAAGCGGTGCACATCCTCGCTCACCTGGCCCCAGTCGAAGCTGCCTTTGCGGTCGCTGATGTAGCCGTCGAGCGACGTCATCATTCCGAAGAGCACCTTGCCCATTTTCGTCTCCTCCTCATGAAGCACCGCGGCCGAAGCCCGGTAGCGTTTCGATGGCGTCCACCACCGCGGCGATGTCGCCATGGGTGAACTCGTGATCGCCGTCGATCTCCCGCGTCGTCACGGTGGGCACCGCTCGCGCGTAACGAGAGAGATGGTCGAGCGGCACCACGTCATCGCCGCGACCATTGAGCAGCACGATGCGTGGCACGGAGGCCAGCCGCTCGCCGGCGTTCGGTGGCAGCGCGAACTCCGCCACCTCCCAGTCCGGCGCGTTCCAGAACGGGGCGGCGACACTCACGACGCCGACGAGGCCGCCGGGCACGGGGTTCTCGGCGAGGTACTTGAGGATGAGCGACCCACCCAGCGAATGCCCGACCAGGGCGAACGGTGGCCTGGCCCTGGCAACGTGCCGGGCGAGCGCCTCGAGCCATGGGCGCGCCCTGGGCGCGTCCGGGGCCGGCATCAGAGGTGCCTGAAGGGTGTAGCCAGAGGGCAGGGCGCGCTTCAGCCCCGCGACGAGCCGCCCGCTGCCTTCCAGGTCGCCCTGGGGGCCGGCGCTGTGGATGAACAGGATTTCCTTCAACGGGGGCCTCTGGTAGCGAGCTGCAACCAGTTGCGATGGTGGACCAGCTGGTCCTGTGCTGCAACCAGTTTTTGGCAGACCGGCCCCATGCAGGACGAATCCCGCTCCGGTTACCCCATCAACCTGGAGTGAGGGGCCCGCGCGAGGCGAGGCCCTGTTCGAGGCTCAGGCCCGCTCGCGCCGAGCCCCGAGGCGCCCGAGGAGCGCCAGCAGCAACAGGCTGAAGAGCGAGGCGCCAGGCCCCGAGCCGCTGCAGCCGCACCCGCTGTCCTCCTCAGGGACAGAGGGGCCGTCGTCCACGCACACTCCATTCTCGCAAGACTGGCCGCCACCGCACTCCGGCGTCGCGGCGCAGAAGGTGTCGGCGTGGTTGGGGTCCGTCTCGCCCGAGTCGACCTTGCCGTTGTGGTTGGCGTCCTCCTCGCCGTCCTTGCGCCCGTCCTTGTCCGTGTCCGGCAGGAGCGGAGCCGTGCTCGTCGCCGGATCGGCATCCGCGATGAAGGAGCCGTTGGAGGTGTCGGTGTTGGCGTGGGACGCGAAGACCGCCATCTCCGTGCCGTCGAACAGGCGATCGTCGTCACTGTCCGGGTCGAGAGCGTTCGCCCGGCCGTCATTGTCCGTGTCCTCGGAGGGACTCTGCTCGTTGCCGTCGAGCACGCCGTCGTCGTCCGTGTCCGCATCGCGTGGATTCGTCCCTGTCTGGAACTCGGACAGGTTGGACAACCTGTCGGCATCCGGATCGAGCGCGCCGTCGCCCGGCTGGGTCGGGTCGAGCCCGTGAGCGACCTCCCAGTCGTCGGCCAGGCCATCGCCGTCGGAGTCCGTGGCGACGGTCACGGAGGTGGTGGTGCTCGAGCCGCCCAGGGTGACCTTGACGGTGTGGGTGAAGGTCCCGCTCTTGGTGCCAGCGGTGAAGACACCCGAGGCATCGATGCTGCCTCCCCCATTCACCACCTCCCAGGTGGCGGGGAGCGCGGGGAGCTCGTTGTCGAAGGCGTCGAAGGCCTTGGCGCTGAACGTGACCTTCCCATTCACGGCAACGGTGGGGTTGAGCGGAGAGAGCGCCACGCGCTGGATGCCACCCACGGTCACGGTGACGGACGTGGTGCCGGTCACTCCGTTGGCCGTGGCCACCACGCTGTCCGGATAGGTGCCAGGCACCTGCGTCGCGGTGAAGACGCCGTCCTGGGTGATGCTGCCGGCTCCATTCACCACCGACCAGACGGGAGTGATGGGCACCACGTTGCCGTCCGCGTCCTGGCCCTGGGCGCTGAACTGGCGCACGCTCCGGGGCTCCACGGTGAGAGCGGCGGGAGACACGATGATGCGTGCCAGCGCGCTGGCGGAGATCGTCACGTCGGCCGAGCCGCTCACGCCGCTCAGCGTCGCCGTCACCGCGGACAGGTAGGAGCCCGAGGCGTTGCCGGCCGTGAAGAAGCCCGTCGCATCGATGGTGCCCGCGGTAGCAGGGAGGACCGCCCACGTCGGCGTGCCGGAGACGGTGTTGCCCCACGCGTCGGTCGCGGTGACGGTGAACTGGCGCGTGCCGCGAACCGGCAGCGTCACGGACGCGGGGGTCACCGCCACGTTCTGGACCGGGCCCGGGTTCACCGTGACGGAGGCCGTCGCGGACAGAGAGCCGCTCGTGGCCTTGACCGTCTGCGCGAAGGTTCCGGCCACGGTACTCGCGGTGAACAGGCCGGTGGCGTCGATGGAGCCTCCACCGTTGGCGACGCTCCAGGTGACAGCGGCAGGCACGACGTTGCCGGCCGAGTCCCTGCCCGTGGCCGTGAACTGCTGGGTGCCCTTGATCGCGAGCGTCGCGCTGCCGGGCGTCAGCTCGAGGCTGGCCAGGGCGCCCGGCTGGACGGTGACGCTGGCGAGGCCCGAGACGCCGCCGCTGGAGGCCTTGATGGTGTTGGTGAAGGTGCCCGGCGTGGTGCCCGCGGTGAACAGGCCGCTCGCGTCGATGGCTCCGCCGCCATTGACGACGCTCCACGTGATGGCGGCGGACACGGTGTTGCCGGCCGAGTCCCTGCCCGTGGCGGTGAACTGCTGCTCGCCGCTGATCGGCAGGGTGGCGGTGTTGGGTGTCACCGTGATGCTGGCCAGGGCGCCGGGCTGCACCGTGACGGTGGCGAAGCCGGAGATGCCATTGCTGGTGGCCTTGATGGTGCTGGCATAGGTGCCAGGCGTGGTGCCCGCGGTGAAGAGGCCCGTGGCGTTGATCGTTCCGCCGCCGTTGACGACGCTCCAGGTGACGGAGACGGACACGGTGTTGCCCGCCGAGTCCTTCCCGGTCGCGGTGAGCTGCTGCGTCCCGTGGATGGGCAGGGTGACCGAGGAGGGGGCTACCTCGACGCTGGCCAGGGCGCCGGGCTGAACGGTGACGGTGGCGAAGCCGGAGACGGTGCCACTGGTGGCCTTGATGGTGTTGGTGAACGTGCCAGTCGTGGCGCCCGCGGTGAACAGGCCCGTCGAGCTGATGGAGCCACCGCCATTGGCGACGCTCCAGGTGACGGAGACAGGCACGGTGTTGCCCGCCGAGTCCTTACCCGTCGCCGTGAACTGCTGCGAGCCGTTGACGCCCAGCGTCGTGGTGTCGGGCGTCACCTCGATGCTGGCCAGGGCGCCGGGCTGAACGGTGACGCTGGCGAAGCCCGAGAGCGTGCCACTGGAGGCGCGCACGGTGTTCACGAAGGTCCCCGGCGCCGTCCCCGCGGTGAACAGGCCCGTCGAGTTGATGGAGCCGCCGCCATTGGCGACGCTCCAGGTGACGGAGACAGGCACGGTGTTGCCCGCCGAGTCCTTGCCCGTCGCCGTGAACTGCTGCGTGCCGTTGATGGACAGGGTGGCGTCGCTGGGCGTCACCTCGATGCTGGCCAGGGCACCCGGCTGAACGGTGACGGTGACGAAGGCGGAGATGGCGCCACTGGTGGCCTTGAGGGTGTTGGTGAAGGTGCCCGGAGTGGTGCCCGCGGTGAACAGGCCGCTCGCGTCAATCGCTCCGCCGCCATTGACGACGCTCCAGGTGACGGAGACAGGCACGGTGTTGCCAGCCGAGTCCTTGCCCGTGGCGGTGAA carries:
- a CDS encoding sigma-70 family RNA polymerase sigma factor — encoded protein: MPRLPRPPIHRSPAATQALLLDLLPRVRSLVRYLVHGDGDVEDISQEALVALMHGLPTYRGEALLSTWADRVVVRTTFQWLRRTRGNRGPQAHEPEELVAVPSDDAPLDEYLHRQHLVTLLDLIPSEQRHALVLHHVLEMSVPEIAAELGIPFETVRSRLRLGRAALRVLAAEEEAPAHAVR
- a CDS encoding dihydrofolate reductase family protein, whose protein sequence is MGKVLFGMMTSLDGYISDRKGSFDWGQVSEDVHRFAEEEQRRAGLTIYGRRMYETMVFWETADQHENIEPHYRDFALLWQQTDKLVVSKSLEKVTSKRTRLVRELTADDLRRLKASTEKDINISGPTLASSFLKQGLIDEVSIYYVPVVVGGGTAMFQEVWQTLKLERLEHRAFDNGLIYVRYRVLS
- a CDS encoding alpha/beta hydrolase, whose amino-acid sequence is MKEILFIHSAGPQGDLEGSGRLVAGLKRALPSGYTLQAPLMPAPDAPRARPWLEALARHVARARPPFALVGHSLGGSLILKYLAENPVPGGLVGVVSVAAPFWNAPDWEVAEFALPPNAGERLASVPRIVLLNGRGDDVVPLDHLSRYARAVPTVTTREIDGDHEFTHGDIAAVVDAIETLPGFGRGAS
- a CDS encoding glycosyl hydrolase family 18 protein translates to MRLTSTQQRSARVAPPLLFSLLLVLGTAPACSGELSSEEELSREEPSLTTTHRQELANTGFTFTTTTTWPTGYCAEMRVSNLTGQDIKSWTVTFQLVPGMAISSLWNANWTQQGTLHTVKDQGWNGALRAGAQASFGFCGTRTVPVSEPISCTINGRSCGGGVPPPPPPLDTQPPSTVVGLTVVGKGPRNVDLAWQASTDNVGVTGYEVFLNGNAAPVASPTGTSASVTGLSSGVTYSFTVKARDAAGNRSAASAAVTATTTSPKKIVGYFVRWGVYGKAFYAKTLDTNGMAAKLTHLNYAFGNVVAGRCGILPAPLGDPWADYQMGFTATNSVDGQADGLTQPLKGNFNQLRKLKAKYPNLKMLIALGGWDWSGGFSDAVSTPEKRKEFVSSCIDLYIRGNIPGLPAGAAAGIFDGIDIDWEFPVSGGLVPGRPEDTANFTAVLAEFRRQLDAVRPGLQLTIATGSAPRAYTNIQLGQVQAYLDHINIMTYDMHGAWDSTANFHAALYNPASNPARSLQDSTHESVQGHLAAGVPASKLIVGVPFYGRGWQGTQAGPAGDGLYQSTWGPAWGNWDTTGPSGMFDYYYIRNTLEPTAVKRRHPEALVPYLYNPSTGLWVSYDDPVSLGVKGDYINTQNLGGAMIWELSGDDPQGSLVTALKNKLNP
- a CDS encoding beta strand repeat-containing protein, whose protein sequence is MIQPRILPLLLALIPTAALATNVSGPLSGNTTWTPAGNPWVLTGDVTVPTGVTLTIDPGVQITFASTDGRGSGNDTTKVELIVVGTLKAQGTSAAPISITATNAYGVSIEGSASFDYTHLTGGLECLGVYSGTLSFTHGTIQNCFVALGTAGGTTTFTNNVVRGSGSTAQSTFALEIGAPISLIHNTITGNNYGGVRIYQFGGSANVYDNIIAANGQYGLSFYNPTTPTRVVHHNDVWNHSASDYTNVAEGTGGISANPLFVSSTNFRITEYSPARLAASDGTDMGAFAYAGDPATSLQGSLVADKTLTGANTLAGDLTVRPGVTLTLAAGASLTFAATDGMRSGEDPAKVELIAHGTLNAEGTSTTPVTITATGGMGTAIHGSASFNYTTLNGGSLCLSVTSGTLSFTHGTIQGCTTALMTMGGSTNVLYSLVRNNGNRTQGNFALDLLAPTNLIHNTFANNSEGAIRVYGFGGAVNIYDNIITSNDRYGLSFYNSTNPTRAVHHNDVWNHSASNYSGVTAGTGSISADPLFVSSTNFNLQATSPCRNIASDGTDLGAFPYAPVRVAYVVVTPSPASLAVQGTRQFSATAYDASNNPLPFPITWSATSAAGSIDSNGLFTASCTPGTYTAAVTATSDGKSASADVTLTPGAASAVTVSPSNATVQTNGTQQFTANVTDACNNPLPTAPVSWVVTTGGGTINASGLFTAGSTPGTFPNTVRAFSGTLSGTASVTVTSPLASIQVTPSPATLSINGTQQFTATGKDSAGNTVPVSVTWSVVNGGGAIDASGLFTAGTTPGTFTNTLKATSGAISAFVTVTVQPGALASIEVTPSDATLSINGTQQFTATGKDSAGNTVPVSVTWSVANGGGSINSTGLFTAGTAPGTFVNTVRASSGTLSGFASVTVQPGALASIEVTPDTTTLGVNGSQQFTATGKDSAGNTVPVSVTWSVANGGGSISSTGLFTAGATTGTFTNTIKATSGTVSGFATVTVQPGALASVEVAPSSVTLPIHGTQQLTATGKDSAGNTVSVSVTWSVVNGGGTINATGLFTAGTTPGTYASTIKATSNGISGFATVTVQPGALASITVTPNTATLPISGEQQFTATGRDSAGNTVSAAITWSVVNGGGAIDASGLFTAGTTPGTFTNTIKASSGGVSGLASVTVQPGALASLELTPGSATLAIKGTQQFTATGRDSAGNVVPAAVTWSVANGGGSIDATGLFTASTVAGTFAQTVKATSGSLSATASVTVNPGPVQNVAVTPASVTLPVRGTRQFTVTATDAWGNTVSGTPTWAVLPATAGTIDATGFFTAGNASGSYLSAVTATLSGVSGSADVTISASALARIIVSPAALTVEPRSVRQFSAQGQDADGNVVPITPVWSVVNGAGSITQDGVFTATQVPGTYPDSVVATANGVTGTTSVTVTVGGIQRVALSPLNPTVAVNGKVTFSAKAFDAFDNELPALPATWEVVNGGGSIDASGVFTAGTKSGTFTHTVKVTLGGSSTTTSVTVATDSDGDGLADDWEVAHGLDPTQPGDGALDPDADRLSNLSEFQTGTNPRDADTDDDGVLDGNEQSPSEDTDNDGRANALDPDSDDDRLFDGTEMAVFASHANTDTSNGSFIADADPATSTAPLLPDTDKDGRKDGEEDANHNGKVDSGETDPNHADTFCAATPECGGGQSCENGVCVDDGPSVPEEDSGCGCSGSGPGASLFSLLLLALLGRLGARRERA